The following are encoded together in the Vibrio zhugei genome:
- the yihA gene encoding ribosome biogenesis GTP-binding protein YihA/YsxC, whose protein sequence is MNAKIHYQNTQFVTSAPDIRHLPDDVGVEIAFAGRSNAGKSSSLNRLTNQKSLAKTSKTPGRTQLINLFKVADGCHIVDLPGYGFAQVPLEMKKKWQKSLGEYLQKRENLKGLVVLMDIRHPMKDLDRQLVSWAIDCHIPVQVLLTKADKLKSGARKAQELMVRKDVQTMGGEVHVAAFSSTSGQGVDILRQRLDQWYAVNAQEPTDIELDNTPE, encoded by the coding sequence GTGAACGCAAAAATTCATTATCAGAACACACAATTCGTCACCAGTGCGCCAGATATTCGCCATTTACCTGATGATGTCGGTGTTGAGATTGCGTTTGCCGGTCGCTCTAACGCAGGTAAATCAAGCTCTCTTAATCGCCTAACCAATCAAAAAAGTTTGGCGAAAACCAGTAAAACACCGGGTCGAACACAGCTGATTAACCTCTTCAAAGTCGCAGACGGGTGTCACATCGTCGACTTACCTGGATACGGCTTCGCGCAAGTTCCTCTGGAAATGAAGAAAAAGTGGCAGAAATCGTTAGGCGAATACTTACAAAAACGCGAAAACCTTAAAGGATTAGTCGTGTTAATGGATATCCGTCATCCAATGAAAGATCTCGATCGCCAATTAGTTAGCTGGGCCATTGACTGCCATATCCCAGTACAAGTATTACTGACCAAAGCCGATAAGCTGAAAAGCGGCGCTCGTAAAGCGCAAGAGTTAATGGTTCGCAAAGATGTTCAAACCATGGGTGGCGAAGTCCATGTGGCCGCCTTCTCTTCCACCAGTGGTCAAGGTGTCGATATTTTAAGACAGCGTCTTGACCAATGGTATGCCGTGAATGCTCAAGAACCAACTGACATCGAGTTAGACAATACGCCCGAATAA
- a CDS encoding ubiquinone biosynthesis accessory factor UbiJ, with translation MPFEPLVTAVIEGALNTLINDNPDSLKRLTRLKGRTIQLHLKELNKTLTFVFSQQVDVLAHYDATPDCYLSVQLAVLPELKDQANITQLIKQDKLVLKGDIQLAQKFAQLISECKPNVEEWLSRVTGDVVAHSTVHSMKALTQTMASHARKHQRHIGQVITEEWRLAPTSLEIAHYCDQVDQVKSQAARIEAKLTQILEDL, from the coding sequence ATGCCCTTTGAACCATTAGTCACCGCTGTGATAGAGGGAGCGCTAAATACCCTCATTAATGATAACCCTGATTCACTTAAACGCTTGACTCGTTTAAAAGGGCGAACGATACAGCTGCATCTTAAGGAGCTGAATAAAACGCTTACATTCGTCTTCAGCCAGCAAGTGGATGTGTTAGCTCATTATGATGCTACGCCAGACTGTTATTTATCGGTGCAATTAGCGGTGTTACCTGAATTGAAGGATCAGGCGAACATTACTCAGCTTATAAAGCAAGATAAGTTGGTGCTCAAAGGCGACATTCAGCTCGCGCAAAAGTTTGCACAATTGATCAGTGAATGTAAGCCGAACGTTGAAGAATGGTTGTCGCGTGTGACAGGCGATGTGGTCGCGCATTCCACGGTGCATAGTATGAAAGCGTTGACCCAAACAATGGCCTCTCATGCTCGCAAACATCAACGGCACATTGGACAGGTGATCACTGAAGAATGGCGCTTAGCTCCGACATCGTTGGAGATTGCACATTATTGCGATCAGGTGGATCAGGTGAAAAGTCAGGCGGCTCGTATTGAAGCAAAACTTACACAAATTCTGGAAGATCTATGA
- the polA gene encoding DNA polymerase I has product MARIPDNPLILIDGSSYLYRAFHAYPSTMSNGDIPTNAVFGVVNMVRSLMRQFSSDRIAVVFDAKGKTFRDEMYAEYKANRPAMPDELRCQIEPLHAIIKALGLPLICHEGVEADDVIGTLASQASQAGMPVLISTGDKDMAQLVDDNVTLINTMTNVVMDRDGVVDKFGIPPELIIDYLALMGDKVDNIPGVPGVGAKTATALLQGIGGLKDLYNNLDAIADLGFRGSKTMAKKLMDNKAEAELSYELATIKLDVEMKLAPHDLDKTKPDVDALIELYGKLAFKSWLAELLDGGDGVVVADEKSSAGRYQTSDKKALQASAAKIDRSQYVTILDKATFSEWLEKLTAADVVAFDTETDSLNYMVANLVGVSFAVEEGQAAYVPVAHDYLDAPEQLERSWVLAQLKPLLEDANLAKVGQNLKYDMSVLARYDIHMQGIKHDTMLASYVYNSVGGKHDMDSLALRFLQHSCISFEQIAGKGKAQLTFNQIELDTAGPYAAEDADVTLRLHHALQQQMEVDDSLETIYNNIEIPLVPVLSRMERTGVLIDDMVLSAQSQELAQRLDELEQKAYDIAGQEFNLGSPKQLQAILFDKMELPVVKKTPSGAPSTNEEVLQELALDYPLPAVILEYRGLAKLKSTYTDKLPKMINADTGRVHTSYHQAVTATGRLSSTEPNLQNIPVRNEEGRRIRQAFVAPHGYKIMAVDYSQIELRIMAHLSGDAALLSAFKEGKDIHSATAAEILGTTLDQVTHEQRRKAKAVNFGLIYGMSAFGLAKQLGIPRHEAQHYMDTYFERYPGVMQYMEDTRSRAANQGYVETIYGRRLHLPEISSRNGMRRKAAERAAINAPMQGTAADIIKKAMLLVDEWIENEGQGRVRLLMQVHDELVLEVQEAHLEEVESKVRSLMESAAELNVPLIAEAGHGDNWDQAH; this is encoded by the coding sequence ATGGCTCGCATACCTGATAATCCACTGATTTTGATTGATGGCTCTTCTTATCTTTACCGTGCATTTCACGCTTACCCAAGCACAATGAGTAATGGTGATATTCCAACGAATGCGGTGTTTGGCGTTGTGAATATGGTGCGTAGTTTGATGCGTCAGTTTTCTTCGGACCGCATCGCGGTCGTGTTTGATGCAAAAGGTAAGACGTTTCGTGATGAGATGTATGCCGAATACAAAGCGAATCGTCCTGCGATGCCCGACGAATTACGCTGTCAAATCGAGCCACTGCACGCGATCATTAAAGCATTAGGTTTGCCGTTGATCTGCCATGAAGGCGTTGAAGCGGATGATGTGATTGGTACGCTGGCCTCGCAAGCTTCTCAAGCTGGTATGCCGGTCTTGATCAGCACGGGCGATAAAGATATGGCTCAGTTGGTTGATGATAATGTGACGTTAATCAACACCATGACCAATGTTGTGATGGATCGAGATGGGGTGGTGGATAAATTTGGGATCCCACCGGAGTTGATCATCGACTATTTGGCGTTGATGGGCGATAAAGTGGATAACATCCCTGGGGTGCCGGGTGTCGGTGCCAAGACGGCGACGGCGTTATTGCAAGGAATCGGCGGGCTAAAAGATCTTTATAACAATCTGGATGCCATTGCGGATTTAGGATTCCGTGGTTCAAAAACCATGGCGAAAAAACTGATGGATAACAAGGCGGAAGCTGAGCTTTCCTACGAATTAGCCACCATTAAACTCGATGTTGAAATGAAGCTGGCTCCGCACGATCTCGACAAGACTAAGCCTGATGTGGATGCGTTGATTGAATTGTATGGCAAGCTTGCTTTTAAATCGTGGCTCGCTGAGTTATTAGATGGTGGGGATGGGGTGGTTGTCGCTGATGAAAAATCCAGTGCCGGCCGTTACCAAACATCGGATAAAAAAGCGCTACAAGCCAGTGCGGCTAAGATTGATCGCAGTCAGTATGTCACTATTTTAGATAAAGCGACCTTCAGTGAATGGCTGGAGAAATTAACAGCGGCAGACGTGGTCGCGTTTGATACGGAAACCGATAGCTTAAATTACATGGTGGCCAATTTAGTCGGCGTATCGTTTGCGGTTGAAGAGGGCCAAGCGGCTTATGTTCCGGTGGCGCATGATTATCTGGATGCCCCAGAGCAGCTAGAGAGAAGCTGGGTTTTAGCGCAGTTAAAACCGCTGTTAGAAGACGCAAATTTAGCCAAAGTTGGACAAAATTTAAAATACGATATGAGTGTGCTCGCGCGTTATGACATTCATATGCAAGGCATTAAGCACGATACAATGTTGGCGTCTTACGTCTATAACAGTGTCGGTGGCAAGCACGATATGGACAGCTTGGCGTTGCGCTTTTTACAGCACAGTTGTATTTCCTTCGAACAGATTGCGGGCAAAGGCAAAGCACAGCTCACGTTTAATCAAATCGAATTGGATACTGCCGGGCCTTATGCGGCAGAAGATGCGGATGTGACGCTGCGTTTGCATCATGCGTTACAACAGCAAATGGAAGTTGATGATTCACTGGAAACCATTTACAACAATATAGAGATTCCATTAGTGCCTGTTCTGTCACGCATGGAGCGCACCGGCGTATTGATTGATGACATGGTATTGAGTGCGCAATCTCAGGAGCTGGCTCAGCGTCTTGATGAGTTAGAACAAAAAGCCTATGACATTGCCGGACAAGAGTTCAATCTTGGTTCACCGAAGCAGTTGCAAGCCATTCTCTTTGATAAGATGGAGCTGCCAGTGGTCAAGAAAACCCCATCGGGTGCTCCTTCCACCAATGAAGAAGTGTTGCAGGAGTTAGCGTTAGACTACCCGTTACCAGCGGTGATCCTTGAATATCGTGGGTTGGCGAAACTGAAATCAACTTATACCGATAAGCTACCGAAAATGATCAATGCTGACACTGGACGCGTTCACACGTCTTATCATCAGGCGGTGACAGCGACAGGTCGTTTATCCTCTACCGAGCCGAACTTACAAAATATTCCAGTGCGTAATGAAGAAGGGCGTCGAATCCGCCAAGCCTTTGTTGCTCCGCATGGGTATAAAATCATGGCGGTCGACTACTCGCAGATTGAATTACGCATTATGGCGCACTTATCTGGCGATGCTGCGCTATTGTCGGCATTTAAAGAGGGGAAAGACATTCACTCAGCCACTGCGGCTGAAATTCTAGGCACAACCCTCGACCAAGTGACGCACGAGCAACGTCGTAAGGCTAAGGCAGTTAACTTTGGTTTGATCTATGGAATGAGTGCGTTTGGTCTCGCGAAGCAGTTAGGCATTCCTCGCCATGAAGCGCAGCACTACATGGACACGTATTTCGAGCGTTACCCTGGTGTGATGCAGTATATGGAAGACACGCGTAGCCGCGCTGCGAATCAAGGTTATGTCGAAACCATTTATGGTCGTCGTTTACACCTGCCAGAGATCTCGTCACGTAATGGTATGCGTCGTAAAGCGGCAGAACGAGCCGCGATCAATGCACCGATGCAAGGAACAGCCGCGGATATCATTAAAAAAGCCATGCTGCTGGTGGATGAGTGGATTGAGAACGAAGGTCAGGGACGTGTACGTCTCTTAATGCAAGTTCACGATGAACTGGTGTTAGAAGTTCAAGAAGCGCACCTCGAAGAGGTTGAAAGCAAAGTTCGCTCATTGATGGAATCGGCAGCGGAGCTTAATGTCCCACTGATTGCTGAAGCTGGACATGGCGATAACTGGGATCAAGCCCACTAA
- the ubiB gene encoding ubiquinone biosynthesis regulatory protein kinase UbiB yields MTLSEIKRLYRITKVLLEYGLDELVPVHQLTKGPLLARKTVFWIRNRHPDKPVGERLRLALEQLGPVWIKLGQMMSTRRDLFPPHLADQLALLQDKVAPFDGKHAQQLIEDVLGGPIDTWFNDFDTTPLASASIAQVHTAQLKSNQKDIVIKVIRPDIRAVIDDDLRLMFRLAHIVSKCVPHSRRLKPVEVIKEYQKTLIDELDLRREAANAIHLRRNFLGSDELYVPEVYSDFSHETVMVSERIYAIQVSDVDTIVSKGTDMKLLAERGVTVFFTQVFRDSFFHADMHPGNVFVNAERPENPQWIGLDCGIVGTLHSEDKRYLAENFLAFFNRDYRKVAQLHVDSGWVPYDTNIDEFEVAIRIVCEPIFAKPLCDISFGHVLLNLFNTARRFNMEVQPQLVLLQKTLLYVEGLGRQLYPQLDLWQTAKPFLETWMLEQVGPQALFTTLKEKAPHWIEKLPELPELLYDSLQQGRMMNQRVDSLYVGYRETKKQHSTGKFLLGVGATLIICSTIFLTNQQETPAWISGILGGVSWLLSWRTYRR; encoded by the coding sequence ATGACGTTGTCAGAAATTAAGCGCTTATATCGTATTACCAAGGTGCTGCTGGAGTATGGGTTAGATGAGCTAGTGCCCGTACATCAGTTAACGAAAGGTCCGTTACTGGCTCGTAAAACAGTATTTTGGATTCGCAACCGCCACCCTGATAAGCCTGTTGGTGAGCGCTTACGTTTAGCGTTAGAACAATTGGGGCCGGTATGGATTAAATTGGGTCAGATGATGTCAACGCGTCGTGATCTGTTCCCTCCACACCTTGCGGATCAACTTGCCTTACTTCAGGACAAGGTAGCGCCTTTTGACGGGAAGCATGCTCAGCAATTAATTGAAGACGTTTTAGGCGGGCCGATCGACACATGGTTCAATGATTTCGATACCACTCCATTAGCGTCCGCATCCATTGCTCAGGTTCATACCGCTCAGTTAAAGAGCAATCAAAAAGACATTGTTATTAAAGTCATTCGGCCTGATATACGTGCGGTCATTGATGACGATTTGCGATTAATGTTCCGTCTTGCGCACATTGTCTCTAAGTGTGTGCCTCACTCACGTCGCTTAAAGCCTGTCGAAGTCATTAAAGAGTATCAGAAGACGTTAATTGATGAGTTAGATCTTCGTCGGGAAGCGGCGAATGCGATTCATCTACGGCGTAATTTCTTGGGTAGTGATGAGCTTTATGTGCCGGAAGTCTATAGTGATTTTAGTCATGAAACCGTAATGGTCTCCGAGCGTATTTATGCCATTCAAGTTTCGGATGTCGACACGATCGTTTCCAAAGGCACTGACATGAAGCTGCTGGCGGAACGTGGTGTTACGGTCTTCTTTACCCAAGTCTTCCGAGATAGCTTTTTTCATGCCGATATGCATCCAGGCAACGTGTTTGTGAATGCGGAACGTCCGGAAAACCCACAATGGATTGGTTTAGATTGTGGTATTGTTGGTACCTTACATAGTGAGGATAAGCGTTATCTGGCGGAAAACTTTTTAGCTTTCTTTAATCGTGATTATCGTAAAGTCGCTCAATTGCATGTGGATTCCGGCTGGGTCCCTTATGATACGAATATTGATGAATTTGAAGTCGCGATACGTATTGTTTGTGAGCCGATTTTTGCTAAGCCTCTATGTGATATTTCCTTTGGCCATGTTCTGCTCAATCTGTTTAATACCGCCCGGCGCTTCAATATGGAAGTTCAGCCCCAGTTGGTCTTACTACAGAAAACGTTGTTATATGTGGAAGGCTTAGGGCGTCAACTGTATCCACAGTTGGATTTATGGCAAACTGCCAAGCCTTTCCTTGAGACTTGGATGTTAGAACAAGTCGGTCCGCAAGCGTTGTTTACGACGTTAAAAGAGAAAGCACCACACTGGATAGAGAAATTACCTGAATTACCCGAATTGTTATACGACAGCCTGCAACAAGGCCGTATGATGAATCAGCGAGTGGATTCTTTGTATGTGGGGTACCGCGAGACGAAGAAGCAACATTCGACGGGAAAATTTTTATTAGGCGTAGGAGCAACGTTGATCATTTGCTCAACGATTTTCCTCACCAATCAACAAGAGACACCGGCTTGGATTAGCGGTATTTTAGGTGGTGTTTCATGGTTATTGAGCTGGCGGACTTATCGTCGTTAA
- the tatC gene encoding twin-arginine translocase subunit TatC: MSSVEPEQSQPLISHLLELRNRILRSIAAVMVVFLGLVYFSNKIYEFVSHPLVERLPAGASMIATDVASPLFTPLKLTLIVAVFLSIPFILHQVWAFVAPGLYKHEQRLIFPLLISSSVLFYGGVAFAYFVVFPLIFGFFTTISLGGVEFMTDITSYLDFVLSLFMAFGIAFEVPVAIILLCWTGATDVQSLKAKRPYIVVAAFVIGMLLTPPDIISQTLLAIPMCLLFEIGLFFAKFYVRRDSEDESEATE, from the coding sequence ATGTCTTCAGTTGAACCAGAACAAAGCCAGCCGCTCATTTCTCATCTGCTTGAGCTACGTAATCGCATTTTACGCAGCATTGCAGCGGTGATGGTCGTTTTCCTGGGCTTGGTCTATTTTTCCAATAAAATTTATGAATTTGTTTCTCATCCATTAGTTGAGCGCTTGCCCGCTGGCGCAAGTATGATCGCGACGGATGTGGCTTCACCGTTATTTACCCCGTTAAAGCTCACGTTGATTGTCGCCGTCTTCTTGTCGATACCGTTCATACTTCATCAGGTGTGGGCGTTTGTCGCTCCGGGGTTATATAAGCATGAGCAACGTTTAATTTTTCCGTTATTGATTTCTAGCTCGGTGCTGTTTTATGGCGGTGTTGCCTTTGCGTATTTTGTCGTGTTTCCCTTGATTTTTGGCTTTTTCACGACCATTTCTTTAGGTGGGGTAGAGTTCATGACTGACATTACCAGTTATTTGGACTTTGTCTTATCTTTGTTTATGGCTTTTGGTATCGCCTTTGAAGTGCCTGTTGCTATCATTTTGCTGTGCTGGACCGGGGCGACCGATGTGCAAAGTTTGAAAGCAAAGCGGCCATATATCGTCGTAGCCGCGTTTGTCATCGGGATGCTATTAACGCCTCCGGATATTATTTCTCAGACATTGCTAGCGATTCCAATGTGTTTGTTATTTGAAATCGGATTATTTTTTGCGAAGTTTTATGTGCGCCGTGATAGCGAGGATGAGTCCGAAGCCACCGAATAA
- a CDS encoding class I SAM-dependent methyltransferase, which translates to MHLCPLCHCKETTAYFTDNVRDYLQCSRCSLVFVHPEQRLDARQEKAFYDLHENNPEDMGYRQFLSRVCTPLVERLSPQSQGLDFGCGPGPTLSVMLEEAGHKVALYDIFFHPDKESLQHTYDFMTATEVIEHLHDPHQVWQQWLNLVKPNGWIGLMTKMVKNVEAFAGWHYKNDLTHVVFFSRETFQFLAERDKLELEFIGNDVILLRKAQ; encoded by the coding sequence ATGCATTTATGTCCGTTGTGTCATTGTAAGGAAACCACCGCGTATTTTACTGACAACGTGCGTGACTATTTACAGTGCTCGCGTTGTTCATTGGTGTTTGTGCACCCAGAGCAACGGTTAGACGCAAGACAAGAAAAAGCATTTTATGATTTGCATGAAAATAACCCTGAAGATATGGGCTACCGACAATTTTTATCACGAGTCTGTACGCCGCTCGTTGAGAGGTTAAGCCCTCAGTCACAGGGATTAGATTTTGGATGTGGGCCGGGTCCCACACTGTCCGTTATGTTAGAAGAAGCGGGACACAAGGTTGCGTTATACGACATCTTTTTCCATCCTGATAAAGAGTCGTTGCAGCACACGTATGATTTTATGACTGCCACCGAAGTGATTGAGCATTTACATGATCCTCATCAGGTGTGGCAGCAATGGTTGAATTTGGTTAAGCCAAATGGCTGGATTGGTCTGATGACCAAGATGGTAAAAAATGTGGAAGCATTTGCTGGATGGCACTATAAAAACGATCTGACCCATGTGGTGTTTTTTAGTCGCGAAACCTTTCAGTTTTTGGCTGAGCGGGATAAGCTCGAACTTGAATTTATTGGAAATGATGTAATTTTACTGAGGAAGGCCCAGTAA
- a CDS encoding TatD family hydrolase — protein MIDTHAHIYASEFDHDRDAVVQRAIEQGITQILLPNIDLESIEPMLATEAAYPNHCRSMMGLHPCYVDDTVDDTLNTIYQWFDKHPFIAVGEIGIDLYWDSTFKNQQEQAFITQLRWAKEKNLPVVIHTRDSMQETLALLRSEQDGRLRGVFHCFGGSLDEAKAINELGFHVGIGGVSTFKNGGMDTVIPHLDMNFVILETDCPYLAPVPHRGKRNEPAYTRLVLERIVSLTNYSEIEMDEITTRNALNLFDRLKSETTK, from the coding sequence ATGATTGATACCCATGCCCATATCTATGCGAGTGAATTTGACCACGACCGTGATGCCGTCGTGCAACGCGCCATTGAGCAAGGTATTACGCAGATCTTATTACCGAATATCGACCTCGAATCGATTGAGCCAATGCTCGCAACCGAAGCGGCCTATCCGAATCATTGCCGCTCGATGATGGGACTTCATCCTTGCTATGTTGATGACACGGTCGATGACACCCTGAATACGATTTATCAATGGTTTGATAAACACCCCTTCATCGCAGTGGGTGAAATTGGTATCGACTTATATTGGGATAGCACCTTTAAAAACCAGCAAGAGCAAGCGTTCATTACGCAGCTGCGCTGGGCAAAAGAAAAAAATCTCCCCGTGGTGATTCACACGCGCGACAGTATGCAAGAAACCCTCGCCTTATTACGCAGTGAGCAAGATGGCCGTTTACGTGGTGTCTTTCATTGCTTTGGGGGAAGCTTAGACGAAGCAAAGGCCATCAACGAGCTTGGCTTTCACGTGGGGATCGGTGGCGTATCTACCTTCAAAAATGGCGGAATGGACACCGTTATTCCTCATTTAGATATGAACTTCGTGATTTTGGAAACGGACTGTCCTTATCTGGCTCCGGTCCCTCACCGCGGTAAACGCAATGAACCAGCTTATACACGATTAGTCTTAGAGCGCATCGTCTCATTGACAAATTACTCAGAAATAGAGATGGATGAGATCACGACGCGAAATGCGTTAAATCTCTTCGATCGTCTCAAAAGTGAAACAACAAAATGA
- the tatA gene encoding Sec-independent protein translocase subunit TatA: MGGISIWQLLIIALIVVVLFGTKKLRNIGSDVGGAVKGFKKAMEDDDSSSSQQSESEKNPNLSHKETADSASTEKKHDKEQA, translated from the coding sequence ATGGGTGGAATTAGTATCTGGCAACTATTGATTATTGCGTTGATTGTGGTTGTGCTGTTTGGAACGAAAAAACTGCGTAATATTGGTAGTGATGTTGGTGGTGCCGTCAAAGGGTTTAAGAAAGCCATGGAAGACGATGACAGCTCATCGAGCCAGCAATCGGAAAGTGAAAAGAACCCAAACCTGTCTCATAAAGAAACCGCAGACAGTGCATCCACTGAGAAAAAACATGATAAAGAGCAGGCATAG
- the hemB gene encoding porphobilinogen synthase, with product MSVSILGQFPGRRLRRIRKHDFSRRLAAENTISVNDLIYPVFVLMGKGRREEVESMPGVDRLSIDLLIEEAQYLANLGVPALALFPVVNQEVKTLDASEAYNPEGLIQRAVRELKAHVPEMGIITDVALDPYTTHGQDGIIDETGYVQNDITTEVLVKQALSHAEAGVDIVAPSDMMDGRIGKIRAAFEEAGHINTQIMAYSAKYASCYYGPFRDALGSSSNLKGANKKNYQMDPANSDEALHEVAMDINEGADSVMVKPGMPYLDVVRRVKTELQVPTFAYQVSGEYAMHKAAIMNGWLKEKDTVMESLLCFKRAGADGILTYFAKDVAEWLAQEHAETAQYLRSEEE from the coding sequence GTGTCTGTATCAATATTAGGCCAGTTTCCTGGTCGTCGTCTTCGTCGAATTCGTAAACATGATTTTAGCCGTCGTCTAGCCGCGGAAAACACGATCTCTGTGAACGATCTGATTTATCCCGTGTTTGTTCTGATGGGAAAAGGTCGACGTGAAGAAGTTGAATCGATGCCTGGCGTTGACCGGTTATCTATCGATTTGTTGATTGAAGAAGCACAATATTTGGCCAATTTGGGAGTGCCTGCATTGGCGCTATTCCCTGTTGTGAATCAAGAAGTGAAAACACTGGATGCATCTGAAGCCTATAACCCTGAAGGTCTGATTCAGCGTGCGGTTCGCGAATTGAAAGCTCATGTGCCGGAAATGGGGATCATTACCGATGTGGCGTTAGACCCTTATACGACGCATGGCCAAGATGGCATCATTGATGAAACGGGTTATGTGCAAAATGACATCACAACCGAGGTTCTCGTCAAGCAAGCGTTGTCTCATGCTGAAGCCGGTGTGGATATTGTTGCACCGTCGGATATGATGGATGGACGTATTGGCAAAATACGTGCTGCGTTTGAAGAAGCGGGTCACATCAATACACAAATCATGGCGTACTCTGCAAAATACGCGTCTTGTTATTACGGGCCATTCCGTGATGCTCTCGGGTCTTCGTCTAATTTGAAAGGCGCGAATAAGAAAAATTACCAAATGGATCCGGCCAATAGTGATGAAGCATTGCACGAAGTGGCGATGGATATCAACGAAGGCGCAGATTCTGTCATGGTTAAACCCGGCATGCCTTACTTAGATGTGGTGCGTCGTGTGAAAACTGAGTTGCAGGTACCGACGTTTGCGTATCAGGTATCTGGTGAGTATGCGATGCATAAAGCTGCGATTATGAATGGCTGGCTCAAAGAAAAAGACACCGTAATGGAATCCTTATTGTGCTTTAAACGAGCTGGGGCGGATGGCATTTTGACGTATTTTGCGAAAGATGTAGCAGAATGGCTGGCTCAGGAGCACGCAGAGACGGCTCAATATTTGCGATCAGAAGAAGAATAA
- the yihI gene encoding Der GTPase-activating protein YihI: protein MSRSKKSRKPGVNSSAELIVTRNRSEADQEGRLRKRLKKRKGLKTGQRHSVAQEEQMKKGAQKRDSRLGSKKKIPLIVETPKKQSKQERRVSAAQELEMLENDAQLAVLMTRLENGEKLGVGLQKYVDDKLDRIEILMDQLGLFDEDDEVDETPQVPETSSKKASKPKSDDDLLSQFQDIDVDSYK, encoded by the coding sequence ATGAGTCGCTCAAAAAAATCCAGAAAACCTGGAGTGAATAGCAGTGCGGAACTGATCGTTACTCGTAACCGTAGTGAAGCCGATCAAGAAGGACGCCTGCGCAAAAGATTGAAAAAGCGCAAAGGTTTGAAAACCGGTCAGCGCCATTCTGTTGCTCAAGAAGAGCAGATGAAAAAAGGGGCGCAGAAGCGTGATTCGCGTCTTGGTAGCAAGAAAAAAATCCCGTTGATTGTGGAAACGCCTAAAAAGCAGAGTAAACAAGAGCGCCGTGTGTCAGCAGCACAAGAGCTTGAGATGCTGGAAAATGATGCGCAGTTAGCGGTACTGATGACGCGTTTAGAAAACGGTGAGAAGTTAGGTGTTGGCTTACAAAAGTATGTTGATGACAAACTGGACCGCATTGAAATTTTAATGGACCAGCTCGGTCTGTTTGATGAAGACGACGAAGTGGACGAGACGCCACAAGTACCAGAAACGTCGTCGAAAAAAGCGTCTAAACCTAAGTCTGACGACGATTTATTGAGTCAATTTCAAGATATCGACGTCGACAGTTACAAATAA
- the ubiE gene encoding bifunctional demethylmenaquinone methyltransferase/2-methoxy-6-polyprenyl-1,4-benzoquinol methylase UbiE produces the protein MTDNRVESNLEENQDTTHFGFQTVKTTDKANKVAEVFTSVATKYDIMNDLMSVGIHRLWKRFTIDCAGARPGQKILDLGGGTGDLTAKFSRIVGDDGRVVLADINNSMLNVGRDKLRDNGIVDNVHYVQANAEELPFPDDYFDCITISFCLRNVTDKDKAIRSMFRVLKPGGRLLILEFSKPLLQPLSKVYDAYSFHVLPRIGQLIANDADSYRYLAESIRMHPDQETLKGMMETAGFEQAQYFNLTGGIVALHRGYKF, from the coding sequence ATGACGGATAACCGTGTAGAATCGAATTTAGAAGAGAATCAGGACACTACCCATTTTGGTTTTCAAACTGTAAAAACGACCGATAAAGCCAACAAAGTTGCGGAAGTGTTCACGTCTGTGGCGACAAAATACGACATTATGAATGACTTGATGTCCGTCGGTATTCACCGCCTTTGGAAGCGTTTTACAATCGACTGCGCTGGCGCAAGGCCGGGTCAAAAAATTCTCGATTTAGGTGGTGGAACCGGGGATTTAACCGCTAAGTTCTCCCGTATCGTCGGTGATGACGGCCGTGTTGTTCTGGCGGATATCAATAACTCCATGCTGAACGTTGGCCGAGACAAACTGCGTGATAATGGTATTGTGGATAATGTGCATTATGTACAAGCCAATGCAGAAGAACTGCCGTTTCCTGATGATTATTTTGATTGCATTACGATTAGCTTCTGCTTGCGTAATGTCACTGATAAAGACAAAGCAATTCGTTCTATGTTCCGCGTACTCAAGCCTGGTGGACGTTTACTGATCCTCGAGTTTTCTAAGCCGCTGCTTCAACCCTTATCGAAAGTGTACGATGCGTATTCCTTCCATGTTCTTCCTCGTATCGGACAGCTCATTGCCAATGATGCCGACAGTTATCGTTATCTCGCCGAGTCGATTCGCATGCACCCTGATCAAGAGACACTGAAAGGGATGATGGAGACCGCAGGTTTCGAGCAGGCACAATATTTTAATTTGACGGGTGGAATTGTCGCGTTGCACCGAGGTTATAAATTTTAA